Proteins co-encoded in one bacterium genomic window:
- a CDS encoding GTP-binding protein, which yields MAKEKFERTKPHVNVGTIGHVDHGKTTLTSAITKYLSTKGLAAVMEFDQIDKAPEEK from the coding sequence ATGGCGAAGGAGAAATTTGAACGGACGAAGCCGCACGTGAACGTAGGTACGATAGGGCACGTGGATCACGGCAAGACGACTTTGACGAGCGCGATCACGAAGTATCTTTCGACGAAGGGTCTGGCGGCGGTGATGGAGTTTGACCAGATCGACAAGGCTCCTGAGGAGAAGG